Part of the Salinimonas iocasae genome, GCTGACCGATGACCGATACAACTCGCCTTTAGCTATTCGGTGGTTTACACTTTCAACGTTTTAAACCATGTAAAACAGGACGATAAACTGAATATGCAGTCTCTGGCACGAACACCGATTACCACGCTAAAAGGAGTAGGGGCAAAGGTGGCTGAGAAGCTTGAGAAAATAGGGCTTCGTACCGTTCAGGATGTGTTGTTTCATTTACCGTCCCGATACGAGGACAGAACGCAGGTTTATGCTGTAGACAACTGTCGCCCGTTTACGCATGTCAGCATTCAGGGCGAGGTGAAAAGCGCAGACATTCAATACGGCAAAAAAAGAATGCTGGTGGTAAAAGTCAGTGACGGCACCGGCACAATAACGCTTCGATTCTTTCATTTCGGTGCCGTGCAGAGAACCATGCTTTCCCCGGGTAATCAGGTGCGATGTTTTGGAGAAATCCGCACCGGTAAATGGGGCCTGGAAATGATGCACCCTGAATTTGCGCTGATTGAAGAGGATGCTGAGCCAGACAGTCCTACGTTAACGCCGGTTTATCCAACCACTGAAGGCGTGAAACAACTGACCCTTCGAAATCTCACAGAGCAGGCGCTCGCTCTGCTGGATAAAGGAGCTGTTGCAGATCTGCTGCCGGAAGGAATGTACGCCCAGCAGGTATCATTGAATGATGCACTGCATCTTGTTCACCGGCCACCGCCAGATGCCGGGCTGGTATTGCTGGAAGAGGGTAAACATCCCTCACAGCACCGCCTGATACTGGAGGAATTACTCGCCCATCATCTTAGTGTTCTCAAGGTACGACAGGTTTCTGACCAGCAACCCGGGATCGCCATTTCTGTTGATGACAGACTAATAGAGCAACTGTTAGCCGGACTTCCATTCAAACCCACTGGTGCTCAGGCCAGGGTGACCGCCGATATTCAACAGGACATGCAACGTGGCCAGCCTATGATGCGCTTGGTTCAGGGCGATGTGGGCTCAGGTAAAACGCTGGTGGCAGCATTTGCTGCGCTGTCAGCCATTGGAGCGGGATATCAGGTAGCGCTGATGGCGCCGACAGAGTTGCTTGCTGAACAGCATGCCAATAATTTTCGTCAGTGGCTTTCACCATTAGGGATTGAGGTTGGCTGGCTGGCCGGAAAGCTCAAAGGTAAAGCCCGTGAACAGGTACTGGAACGTCTTGAAAATGGCGACATTCAAATGTTGGTGGGAACGCACGCTATTTTCCAGCCAAATGTTACCTACCAGCAGTTGGCGCTGGTTATCGTCGACGAGCAGCACCGATTCGGTGTGCACCAAAGATTAGCCCTGAGAGAAAAAGGAGAGGCGCAGGGGCGTTTTCCCCATCAGCTTATTATGACGGCAACGCCTATTCCGCGCACTCTGGCGATGACCGCTTATGCGGACTTAGATACTTCTGTTATTGATGAATTACCGCCGGGGCGGACACCGGTGACTACGGTAGTGGTTCCCGATACGCGAAGAGATGATGTCATTGGTCGCGTTCACGAAGCCTGTAAAAATGGCCGTCAGGCGTACTGGGTCTGCACGTTGATTGATGAATCAGAAGTCTTGCAGTGTCAGGCCGCCGAAGATGCAGCGGTAACTTTAAAAACTGCGCTACCTGATTTGCGCGTGGGCCTGGTACATGGTCGACTCAAACCGGCAGAGAAAGCAGAGGTGATGGCGCAATTTAAAGAAGGCGAGCTTGATCTGCTGGTCGCGACAACGGTTATCGAGGTCGGCGTTGATGTGCCAAATGCCAGTATCATGATTATTGAAAATCCTGAGCGGTTAGGACTGGCGCAGCTTCATCAGTTA contains:
- the recG gene encoding ATP-dependent DNA helicase RecG, giving the protein MNMQSLARTPITTLKGVGAKVAEKLEKIGLRTVQDVLFHLPSRYEDRTQVYAVDNCRPFTHVSIQGEVKSADIQYGKKRMLVVKVSDGTGTITLRFFHFGAVQRTMLSPGNQVRCFGEIRTGKWGLEMMHPEFALIEEDAEPDSPTLTPVYPTTEGVKQLTLRNLTEQALALLDKGAVADLLPEGMYAQQVSLNDALHLVHRPPPDAGLVLLEEGKHPSQHRLILEELLAHHLSVLKVRQVSDQQPGIAISVDDRLIEQLLAGLPFKPTGAQARVTADIQQDMQRGQPMMRLVQGDVGSGKTLVAAFAALSAIGAGYQVALMAPTELLAEQHANNFRQWLSPLGIEVGWLAGKLKGKAREQVLERLENGDIQMLVGTHAIFQPNVTYQQLALVIVDEQHRFGVHQRLALREKGEAQGRFPHQLIMTATPIPRTLAMTAYADLDTSVIDELPPGRTPVTTVVVPDTRRDDVIGRVHEACKNGRQAYWVCTLIDESEVLQCQAAEDAAVTLKTALPDLRVGLVHGRLKPAEKAEVMAQFKEGELDLLVATTVIEVGVDVPNASIMIIENPERLGLAQLHQLRGRVGRGAVESQCVLLYQSPLSKTATQRLGVLRESSDGFYIAQRDLEIRGPGELMGTRQTGIAELRIADLVRDAALIPQVQDIAERLWREYPSHAQAIINRWIGDKEQYGHA